The segment GTCCACCTTGGGAAGCCCACCCACCATTTTGGGACCCACGGTCATGACCCTGCAGAGCCTTGGTCCCACGGGAAGCCTCTTGTTCTCTTTGCAGTGCACCTCGCAGGACAGGCATCCTATGCACTTGCTGCTGTCATGAAACAGGTAGTATTCGCTCATCTGTGCATCTCCTTAAGAACACTCTCAAGACTCTGGACTCTCTGAGTTCTGAACTTCTACGCTGGCCTCACCCTCACGAATGTATCGTGAAGACCCGGGCTTCCCCCCACCATGTCGGTGATGTTTTTCTGAAGGGCTGTGTCGCTGGCCCCTTTGTTATAACACCTCGTGGTGACCGGCACCTGGCGGCCGAAACCGTGAAGCATGAACACAGCTTCCGGATGAATCAGATCCGTGACAAAGGCCTTTATTCTTCCCCAACCCTGGTCCGAAGATACTTCCACATATTGGCCATCGCTGATTCCAAGTTTGGCTGCCTCCACCGTGTTGATCCACAGCACGTTGGTAGGCACAAGCTCGTTCAAATAAGGGTTGTTCTGGGTGGAAACATGGGTGTGCACAGCGTTTCTTCCCACCGTTAGTCTGAACATGCCCTCGGGGGGTGCACTGGGGCTCTGGTAGGGTTCCAGGGATGCAAATCCCTTTTCCTCCATGAGGCTGGATATGAACTCTATCTTGCCAGAAGGCGTCTTGAACTTGATGCCATCTTTGCGATCCCAAATTATGGGCTTGTCCGAAAGGGCCACGAACCCCTTGGCCTCAAACTTCTCCAGGGGGATTCCCATGTCCTTTAACTGGTAGTTCCAGATGTCCTCGATGGTGTTGTATGGGAAGAATTTCCCTACTCCCAGGTTCTCGGCCAAGAGCTTGATGATCTCCCAGTAAGGCTTGGTGTCATAGCGGGGAGGCACGCATTGCCTGCGCATGTAGATGGTGGGTCTTGGGCCATCTGCCATCTGAAGGGAATCCGAGCGCTCCAGGTACATGGATTCGGGAAGCACCACATCAGAGTACCAGGCCGTCTCGCTGAAATTCACATCTATGGTCAGAATGAAGTCTAGTTTGTCAAAGGCCCTCTTGTTCTGATTGTAATCTGGTATGGAGAGCAATGGATCGAACCTGTAGCTTATGGCCGCCTTTATGGGATAGGGTTGCTCCTTTAGGATGGCCAGAGGAAGCTGCTGGCCCACGCCGTGGGCAGGATCGCATATGGGAAGAAGATCGCCCCCCACCCCGTCGAACCGGGGGGCCTTGGGTTTGGGAAGCCCTTCTTGGTCCACCAACTTGGCAAAGGCGCCATAGCCAGCATCCTTGGCTGTTTTCTTTATGATCAGCCCCCCTTTGCTCTCGATGCTCCCCATCAGGGCGTTGAGCATGATTATGGAGCGGCGGAAGT is part of the bacterium genome and harbors:
- a CDS encoding molybdopterin-dependent oxidoreductase, with amino-acid sequence MHKEVYSICFMCTVRCPIKVTVEDGAVRWIEGNPHQLKGALCAKGSAGTALLNDSERLRYPMIRVGARGEGRWKRVSWEEALAYSAEKLQEVISKHGPESVVFGERQNLNTHLSKTFMRALGSPNHYTHDALCKGSVNTAFRTLTGYTDAQVTIDYANCKHIVLYGRNIFESLELKPIQALMDAMEKGSRITYIDTRATITASKAHRFWLIRPGTDLALNYALMNVILRENLYDETYVNRWVSGLNELRGFVEAMTPEWAEEETGIPAEEIVALAREISRDKPQVVFHYGYRGANHTNEIYFRRSIIMLNALMGSIESKGGLIIKKTAKDAGYGAFAKLVDQEGLPKPKAPRFDGVGGDLLPICDPAHGVGQQLPLAILKEQPYPIKAAISYRFDPLLSIPDYNQNKRAFDKLDFILTIDVNFSETAWYSDVVLPESMYLERSDSLQMADGPRPTIYMRRQCVPPRYDTKPYWEIIKLLAENLGVGKFFPYNTIEDIWNYQLKDMGIPLEKFEAKGFVALSDKPIIWDRKDGIKFKTPSGKIEFISSLMEEKGFASLEPYQSPSAPPEGMFRLTVGRNAVHTHVSTQNNPYLNELVPTNVLWINTVEAAKLGISDGQYVEVSSDQGWGRIKAFVTDLIHPEAVFMLHGFGRQVPVTTRCYNKGASDTALQKNITDMVGGSPGLHDTFVRVRPA